A single window of Nicotiana sylvestris chromosome 5, ASM39365v2, whole genome shotgun sequence DNA harbors:
- the LOC138868576 gene encoding uncharacterized protein has protein sequence MVLQQQYKEKGFKKYSELISLLLVAERNNDLLMRNHENRLTGSTALPEVDEVYSHYAKRGKGRGPIRGRGRGLGRGRGRGQGRNFLGVSHPPKKNNHQKWKGKDEKPKANGSETECYRCGGKVHWANICRVPRHLVELYQASLKNKVPEAYFVSDNDFDIIHLDVADLFEHPDGKIDHLIGDGYVVKDD, from the coding sequence atggtcCTGCAACAGCAGTACAAAGAGAAAGGTTTCAAGAAATACTCTGAGCTGATTTCTCTTCTCCTTGTGGCTGAGCGAAACAATGATTTGCTCATGAGAAATCACGAAAATCGACTCACTGGGTCTACAGCATTGCCCGAAGTGGATGAGGTGTATTCCCATTATGCTAAgcgtggaaaaggtcgtggccctattcgtggtcgtggtcgtggtctTGGTCGTGGCCGGGGTCGTGGACAAGGAAGAAATTTTCTTGGTGTTAGTCACCCTCCAAAGAAAAATAACCACCAAAAGTGGAAAGGGAAAGACGAGAAGCCAAAGGCAAATGGTTCAGAAACTGAATGTTATCGTTGTGGTGGAAAAGTGCATTGGGCAAATATTTGTCGTGTACCAAGacatttggttgagctttatcaagcatctctaaAGAATAAAGTCCCTGAAGCTTATTTTGTCTCTGACAATGATTTTGACATCATCCACTTAGATGTGGCAGACCTCTTTGAACACCCTGATGGGAAAATAGACCACTTGATCGGTGATGGATACGTGGTTAAAGATGATTGA